The genome window AGTGTTTTGGCAATAATATGCCCGCTAATTGAAGTAACAGCAATAATAATAATCGCTAAAAACAATACTTTATCTGTGGGGCTTAAAGCAACGCTCGACTGGAATGAGGCAATGATATTTTCAAATACCAAACGGAATGATAGACTGAAAAACAAATGACCAATAATCATCAACACAATAAGATGAAGGATTTGATCAGACACAAATAATTTCAGATCGTAATAGCTTCCCAGTAATTCTTTAACTCGCTGTGACTTCTCCATTTTTATTTTCATTAAATCTATGAGGTAATGGGTAATTAAAATGAGGATGAGTGGAAAAAGCACATGCACGAAGAATCCATGATATTGATTGTTTCTTCCCCAAATGAAAAGTAATGCAATCAGAAGAAAGATTGCGTGATGCATCATGTGCAAGCGTAAGTATTTTTCTTTATTATTTGCCATACGATCTTTTTGCAGGTAAAAATCTGCGATGAAGTGTGCAAGTATTAAGCTTAGCAAAGCCATAATGATCTTCCCTTCTGAAATACTCTCTTAGAATTTCCTGTTTGAGAATAGTGAATCGATATGATTATTTACGTAAACTCGAATGTTTTCTTCAAG of Oceanobacillus zhaokaii contains these proteins:
- a CDS encoding DUF3307 domain-containing protein; amino-acid sequence: MALLSLILAHFIADFYLQKDRMANNKEKYLRLHMMHHAIFLLIALLFIWGRNNQYHGFFVHVLFPLILILITHYLIDLMKIKMEKSQRVKELLGSYYDLKLFVSDQILHLIVLMIIGHLFFSLSFRLVFENIIASFQSSVALSPTDKVLFLAIIIIAVTSISGHIIAKTLGNPSINITTFEGKLTFKSESLDDRSGKLRELNRGVSEEYHYLLLNNRYNRGRTIGYIERLLVLILTYYAAYPAIAFIITAKSIARFKQMEDRDFAEYFLLGTLLSMLFGIVLGLVVRMVLSG